One Malus sylvestris chromosome 14, drMalSylv7.2, whole genome shotgun sequence DNA segment encodes these proteins:
- the LOC126599794 gene encoding BTB/POZ domain and ankyrin repeat-containing protein NOOT1, whose translation MSSLEESLRSLSLDYLNLLINGQAFSDVTFSVEGRLVHAHRCILAARSLFFRKFFCGPDPPLGLDPSGSRMSPGGTSSSYHRGSGSSPQQQQVIPVNSVGYEVFLLLLQFLYSGQVSIVPQKHEPRPNCGERGCWHTHCTSAVDLALDTLAAARSFGVEQLALLTQKQLASMVEKASIDDVMKVLLASRKQDMHQLWTTCSHLVAKSGLPPEVLAKHLPIDIVAKIEELRLKSSIARRSMMPHHHHHHHHDLGAAADLEDQKIRRMRRALDSSDVELVKLMVMGEGLNLDEALALHYAVENCSREVVKALLELGAADVNYPAGPAGKTPLHIASEMVSPDMVAVLLDHHADPNVRTVDGVTPLDVLRTLTSDFLFKGAVPGLTHIEPNKLRLCLELVQSAALVLSREEGNSNANNNPNSSNSTAIYPPLSDDHHSSGSSGSNIGNLNLDSRLVYLNLGAAHQMGSRNMEGHDHQDHDHHHRAQSGCDPSTMYHHSHDY comes from the exons ATGAGCAGCCTTGAAGAGTCTCTAAGATCTCTGTCCTTAGACTACTTGAATCTGCTTATCAATGGTCAAGCCTTCAGTGACGTCACCTTCAGCGTCGAGGGTCGTCTCGTCCACGCCCACAGGTGCATCCTGGCAGCCCGGAGCCTCTTCTTCCGGAAATTCTTTTGTGGGCCTGACCCACCGTTGGGTCTAGACCCCTCGGGGTCCAGGATGAGTCCCGGTGGCACATCGTCATCGTATCACCGGGGGTCAGGTAGTTCACCGCAGCAGCAGCAGGTGATACCGGTGAACTCGGTGGGGTACGAGGTGTTCTTGTTGCTGTTGCAGTTCTTGTACAGTGGACAAGTCTCGATAGTGCCTCAGAAACATGAGCCGAGGCCTAATTGTGGAGAGAGAGGGTGTTGGCACACGCATTGCACCTCCGCCGTTGATCTTGCCCTTGACACTCTTGCTGCCGCTAGATCCTTTGGTGTTGAACAACTTGCATTGCTCACTCAG AAGCAATTGGCTAGCATGGTGGAAAAGGCCTCCATTGACGATGTGATGAAAGTCCTATTAGCTTCCAGGAAACAAGACATGCATCAGCTTTGGACAACGTGCTCTCACCTTGTTGCCAAATCTGGCCTCCCACCAGAAGTCCTTGCCAAGCACCTCCCCATCGATATCGTGGCCAAAATCGAAGAGCTTCGTCTCAAATCCTCCATCGCCCGCCGTTCAATGATGCCTcatcaccaccatcatcaccaccatGACCTCGGGGCAGCTGCGGATCTTGAGGACCAGAAAATCCGTCGAATGAGGCGGGCATTGGACTCGTCAGATGTCGAACTTGTCAAGCTCATGGTAATGGGGGAAGGCCTAAATCTCGATGAGGCATTGGCATTACACTATGCAGTCGAAAATTGCAGCCGGGAAGTTGTGAAAGCGTTACTAGAACTTGGTGCAGCTGATGTAAACTACCCGGCTGGGCCAGCCGGCAAAACCCCGCTTCACATTGCTTCCGAAATGGTGTCTCCGGACATGGTGGCAGTCCTACTCGATCACCACGCTGACCCAAATGTCCGAACGGTCGATGGGGTTACTCCTCTGGACGTACTCCGAACCCTAACTTCAGATTTTCTATTCAAGGGGGCTGTCCCGGGACTAACCCACATTGAACCTAACAAGCTCAGACTCTGCCTTGAGCTCGTACAGTCCGCTGCTCTTGTTCTTTCACGCGAGGAAGGCAACAGCAATGCAAACAACAATCCTAATTCTTCGAATTCCACGGCGATTTACCCACCGCTAAGCGATGATCACCATAGCAGTGGCAGCAGTGGCAGCAACATTGGGAACCTTAACTTGGATTCTAGATTGGTGTATCTGAATCTTGGAGCAGCTCATCAAATGGGGTCTAGAAATATGGAGGGCCATGATCATCAAGATCATGATCATCATCATAGGGCGCAAAGTGGCTGTGACCCATCAACAATGTACCACCACTCTCACGACTACTAG